The genomic segment GGGCTCCCGTAAGTCCACCCCGTTCGCTGCGCAGATGGCTGCCGAGAACGCTGCCCGCAAGGCAATGGATCACGGCATGAAGAAGGTTGACGTCTACGTCAAGGGCCCGGGTTCGGGCCGCGAAACCGCTATCCGCTCCCTCCAGGCCGCCGGCCTCGAGGTTCTCTCGATCTCGGATGTGACTCCGCAGCCGCACAACGGTTGCCGTCCGCCGAAGCGTCGTCGCGTTTAAGAATTCGGGAAAGGAAGGTTAGAAAAACATGGCTCGTTATACCGGCCCAGCA from the Corynebacterium ciconiae DSM 44920 genome contains:
- the rpsK gene encoding 30S ribosomal protein S11 — protein: MPPKTRSGARRSGRRVVKKNVAQGAAYIKSTFNNTIVSITDPNGAVISWASSGHVGFKGSRKSTPFAAQMAAENAARKAMDHGMKKVDVYVKGPGSGRETAIRSLQAAGLEVLSISDVTPQPHNGCRPPKRRRV